The nucleotide window GTCACCAATACGCCCGGCGTGCTGAGTGCAGCCACTGCCGACACCGCCTTTCTGCTTATGCTATCTGTAGCCCGGAAAGCCTTTTACCAACACAAAAGAATATTACGTGGCGACTGGAATTTCTCCGAGCCTACGGCCAACCTGGGCATGGACCTGGAAGGCAAAACCCTGGGCATATGGGGACTGGGCAACATCGGTTATGTGATGGCACAACGTTGTGTCAGCGCTTTTAATATGAAGGTGATCTATCACAACCGAGGCCACAACGAAGCCGCAGAGAAAAAGCTGGGCGCCGTGAAAGTATCTTTCGATGAGCTGCTGGCCCAAAGTGATGTACTCTCCATCCATACGGCCCTCACGCCGGAAACAGCCGGCACCTTTGATATGACCGCCTTTAAACGGATGAAACCTTCGGCTATATTCATCAATACCGCCAGAGGTGCCATACACCACGAACCCGACCTGACCGCAGCCATCGAACAGGGCATCATCTGGGGCGCCGGGCTGGACGTCACCAATCCCGAGCCCATGCATCCCGACAACCCGCTGCTGAACATGCCTACTGTGGCAGTATTACCACATATTGGCTCTGCCACCGTAGAAACCAGAAACGCCATGTCTGTAATGGCCGCCAGGAACATATTGGCCGCTTTCAACGGCCAGCCGCTGCCTAACCAGGTGACCAGCCTGTAACAGCATCGCAGTCACCATTACAAGCCTGCTGTCCCGTATGACAGCCTGGTGATACAAAAAGTTTTTACGCTCAGCAACATCTCAGTCATCATCATCGTAATCAATCATAATTATCATAACCCATCACAAGCATCACAGTTATGAGAAAGGTGGCTATCATTGGCGGCAAACGCATCCCCTTTGTAAAATCCTTCCGGGAATACAACAGGGTGTCCAACCAGGAAATGCTGACAGCCTGTCTGAATACCCTCATCAAAGCCTATCAGCTGGAAGGTGTCCGCATCGGCGACGTAGCCCTGGGCGCATTACTCAACCGTTCTACCGAATGGAACTTTGCCAGGGAATGTGTACTGGGTACTTCCCTCGATCCGCATACGCCGGCCTATAACGTACAGCGGGCCTGTGGTACCAGCCTGGACGCCATCATCCAACTGGGACTGCGCATCGCAGCGGGACAGATAGAATCCGCCATCGCCGGTGGCAGCGATACCAACAGCGATCTCCCGCTGCTGCTGCAACAGCAGCTTTCCTGGAAGCTCACCGCCCTCAAAGGCGCCAAAACACTGGGTGAACGACTTAAAATACTGGCCTCCCTCCGCTTCCGCGATCTGTCTCCTGTATATCCCTCTATCGTAGAACCCCGCACAGGCCTGTCTATGGGACAACATACCGAACGCATGGTACAGGAATGGGGCATCAGTCGGCAAGAGCAGGACGCCCTCGCCTACAACAGCCACATGAACGCCACCCGCGCCTATATCGCCGGCTTCTTCGAAGGACTGGTATTTCCCTTCAGGAATGTGAGCCGTGATACTATCATCCGCTCAGACACCACGCCCGAAAAACTGGCCACCCTCAAACCAGCTTTCGACTTCAGCGGTAAAGGCACACTCACCGCCGGCAACAGCACTATCTACACCGATGGCGCCGCCGCCCTGCTGCTGGCCTCCGAAGAATATGCACAACGCCGGCAATGGCCCGTACAGGCGTACCTGTTAGATGCGGAAACAGCCGCAGTGGATTATGTACACGGGGAAGGACTGCTCATGGCGCCCACCTATTCAGTAGCCCGCCTGTTAAAACGAAACAACCTGCGCCTGCAGGACTTCGATGTATATGAAATACACGAAGCTTTCTGCGGACAGGTATTATGTACCCTGAAAGCATGGGAAGATGCAGCCTACTGTAAAAAACTGGGATATGACGCTCCACTTGGAAGCATAGACAGGAGCAAACTGAATACAAAAGGAGGCAGTGTAGCGATAGGACATCCTTTTGCAGCCACCGGGGCCAGAATAGTGGCCCAGGCAGCTAAAATACTCCAGGAACGCGGTGAAGGCAGAGCACTGGTATCGATCTGCACCGCCGGTGGAATGGGCGTGGTCGCGATCCTGGAGCGGTAATATCTTTAGCGGATTACTTTTTCCAGTTCCTGCTGTAAAGCCTCTCCACGCAGGTTTTGCGCAATGATACGGCCATTGGGATCTATCAGGAAGTTCTGAGGAATGGAATGAATAAGATACAGTTTAGCCGCATCTGCATTCCACCATTTCAGGTCACTCACATGATGCCAGGTAAGACCATCTTTCTCAATAGCTTCTGTCCATTTATCATGTGCACCTTCACGATCGAGGGAAACACCCAGCACGGTAAAGTTTTTGTCTTTATACTGGTTGTAAGCCTTTACCACATTTGGGTTCTCAGCCCGGCAAGGTCCGCACCAGCTGGCCCAGAAATCCAGCAGCACATATTTACCTTTCAGATCAGACAGCTTCAAAGTTTTCCCATCAGGTGTTTTAGACGCAAAATCAGGCGCCAACTGGTTAATGCCCAGTTTGGCAGAGGCATTCAGTAATTCTTTGATACCCAGTCCGAAAGTGGAATTACGCAGTGTCGGCGTAAACTTGCTCAGCCGTTGCTGCGCTGCCGGAACGTCTTTTACGCGGGAACCCAGGCTTTCCTTGAAACTCAGCAGGCTGATATAATAATCAGGATGTGCATCAATAAAAGCATCGGTGATATCAGATTTTTGTTTCAACAGGTTGTCCATCACCTGCCTGGAAGCGATTTCCGCAGCGGTGTCAATTTTCAGTTTACCTTCCTGCCATGCCCGCATCCGGCCCATCGCTGCGCCTCTTACCACCTGCAGGCTGTCATTTACCTTTTTAAGGGAGCCTTGCAACTGGTCATACTGCATGGTTAGCGGAGCACCTTTCAGCACACCGTTTTCAAATACGTTCGCAACAGAAGTGTCCTTCGCTGTCAGCGATACGTTGTCACCGGGCTTCAGGAATAAAGTCCTGTTCCCATAATAAAATTTACCATCTGTCTTTTTGGTTACCCGTATACTCCCCTGAATAGTGTCTTCCAGCGGATACGCAAGGGAGAAAGCTCCTTTCTCTACTTTGGCTGAATCCAGTATATTGTTCTTAAAACCGGCGCCTTTGCTCAGGAAAATATACTCACCGTTGAAGATAGCTGGCACTTTACCGGTAATGGTCACACCGGCCTTCTGCGCATACAGATGGTTCATGGCTGTCAGGGCAGCACAAATAAGAAAAACTCTTTTCATTGCTTAATGGTTGGTTGTGGCCGGCAAAGTATCAAAAAAATACCTGAGCGCTGACAAATATTTGATAAAAGGTTATAAGTGCTGCGGCCTGGTCTTTGCGCAGCATTTAATAAATCTGATACCATGACAGAAAAACGCAAACTCGCCGGACAACCGGAAGGAGAACAACTTCAGACCCAACGGGAAGAAACCGGTGAGTTCAAACAAACAGAAGAGACCAGTAACTATGATGTGAGTAAAGATGATGATCAGCTGGATAAGCAGGAGGAACAGGGAGATGAGGAAGATGAGGAAGATGAGGAAGAACTGGAATTTGATGAAGAAATGGATGATGAAGATGAAGAAGATGAAGACGAAGATGAAGAAAACTCATAGTCAGTTACGAATTACGGATTCGTAATTCGTAACTGATTAATTATAGTTTGTGCAATTGAAAATACCCCAGATGCAATTCATCCGTAACGGTATCTTCCACTGGTGTTAGCTTCAATTGATACTGTGCCCTTACAGGTTCAGGGAGTATATCCTTCACCGGTATAATATCATCTACGTCTACTCCGTACTTGTCATCTACATGGGAAGTAGCGGTAGCAAAGGTAGTATGTTTGTAGAAGGTGGTTTCTTTGGCATCCCGGATGGCAGCACCAATATCTTTGTTAACACTCAGAATCTTATAGTGAAACTCTTCCATTTCTCCCGGTTTATAACCTCCCAGATTCAGGAAGTATAGTTGTTCGGGATTGTCCACCGTTTCTGTTCTGGGCACTACGGTGATACGGTAGTTGTTCACATGTGTTACTTCCCTCCATCCGTCTACATGTAGCTTTTCCCCGGCTTCGGGCCAGAAAGCCTTCAGGTCCGGCACCAGGTCGCTGACCTTGCGTGCAACACCAAAAAACACATCATGTTGTTCTGTATGACGGCCGGGCAAATCGCAGCCCAGCAACAGCATATAAAGTTTTAAATCTTCCATTGAAAAACGGTTTAGCGGTCACGGCAGCAAAAGTAAAATTTCCTGTGCGCAATTCCCGCCATTCATTTTACAGATGTCTGCAAACAGGCTGCAATCCGGCCCGGACAAGTAATATCCAACTCGTGCATCGAAATTTTACGGCAGGTTAAAATGTAATTCGCTACCGGAGAAATAATACCGGATACGACTGGTTGTTTCGAGATGATGCAGGAAAGCTGTTAATTTATTCTTTTCCAGCTGGCCGGAGGCTGTGATGTAGGCTATTTCAGGTTTGTCAAAAATTATCTGTACGCCAAACCAGCGTTCCAGCATGGGTTTCAGCTCCCTTAGTTTTTTATCCTGATAAGTAGCGACACCTTTCATCCAGCTCAGTACTTCCGTAGTATCGAAGGGGGCTGTACGTATACCGTTGTAATCGCCGTATACCGACTCAGTACCGGCTTTCAGCGTCACAGCTTCGTCGGTGGTGCCTTTTACGTTGACAGTACCTTCTATCAGGGACACCCGTACTCTTTCATCGTCGTAGGTATTGATATTTAAAGTGGTACCCAGCACCGTGACAGTAGTATTGGGCGTATGTACTACAAAAGGATGTTCTGCGTTGGCGTTTACTTTAAACCAGGCTTCTCCTTCCAGATATACCTCTCTTTTATTACGGGCGAAGTTGAACGGAAAACGTAGTCGGGATGCAGCATTCAGCCATATCTCCGTGCTATCCGACAAGATAAGACGGTAATCAGCTCCTGCAGGCACCAACAGTGTATTCAGGCCATAACCTTTGGACAGACCGCTGTATCGGAGTAAGCCGGCATCGTTGTGCAGGCGTACTTCTCCCACCTGCCATATCTGTACGGCACTGTCTCCGGTGAGGGCCAGTGAAGTACTTCCCGGGACCAGCAGCTTTACGGCGGACCTGGCGAGCACATAATTGCGGGAAATCAACCTGTCTCCCGGAACATGCTGGTGAGTGTGGTAGATGAAATAACTGCCGGCAGCGATCAGCAATAGTATTACGGCTGCAGCCCAGGCAAACCACTGGCGGGAAATGATCCGATGCGGCCGGGCTGTCCCGGTATCGGTGGTCTGCTCCGTGGCATTTCTTCTGCGCTGCGTATTCACAGTTGTCAGTGTTGTCTCCTGCTGCAGGGCAGCCCACTCTTCACGAGCGGCAGGATCCTCCTGCAGCAGTTGCTCCAGCTGCTGTGCAGCAGACTCCGAAAGAGCGCCCGTAAGCTGTTCCTTGAACAATATCCGTATTTGATCGCGGTTGGTGGTCATTACAGGTATAATACGATTAAAATGTTCTTTCAGGTAAACTGGGTTAGCGGTTTTTCAATCTGATATTTTTATCAGGTCGAGATAAGTTTGTATACTGACCGGTTGGCATTAGCTTTTCCAGTATTGCATTTAAGAGACCAAAATAGTAAAAAATAAGCTGCTCCCCGCTGATTTCTTTCCTGCCAGTGCTGCTTATAGATACTGCTTTATGAAGGCCAGTGCCCGTTCTTCCGACCAGTAAAATTCTTCATAGAACCGGACAAAGCCCACATGTCCGCCATATAACGGTGTTTCCAGAAAAAACGTATTACTGGCGTCAGCTATTTCGTAAGGGAAACAGTCCGATCCCAGAAACGGATCATCTTTGGCATTGATCAGCAGGGTGGGAATACTGATCTGGTGCAGATAACGCCGGGAGCTGCATTCCTCCCAGTAGTGCAGTGCATCCCGAAATCCATGCATAGGGCCGGTATAGCGGTCGTCAAATTGTCTGAAACTCCGGATACTGTCGTAACCTTCCAGGTTGATGTCGTTGGGATACTGCTGTTGTTTAAGCTTTAGCTTCTCCTCCAGGTTCCGAATGAACCGCTGCATATAAATGATATTATGCCGCTTCTCCAGCTCTGCAGAACTGCTTTTCAGGTCTACCGGCACTGAAATGCCCACTGCCGACCTGATTTCCGGAGCAATACGGGTTCCTTGTTCCCCTACATATTTGAGGGTCACATTTCCTCCCAGGGAAAAACCCACCAGATGAATGGATTTATATTTTCCCAGTGAAAGAAGATACTGCACCACACTGTGCAGATCGCCTGTTTCCCCACTATGATAAAAACGCAGCAATCTGTTAGGCTCTCCACTGCAACCTCTGAAATTCATGGACACGGTATCAAAACCTGCCCCATTAAAAATATGCACCATACCCAGCACATATTTCCGGGTAGAATCACCTTCCAGCCCGTGTAATATCACCACTATCCGGTCGCTTCCCTTTTCACTAAAATCCAGGTCCAGAAAATCCCCGTCCCGCGTAGTAATCCGCCGACGCTGATAATCCACCGGCCTGATCTTCCGGAACAGGGATGGATAGATCGTCAGCATATGACGGTTTTGTAATAAAAAAGGCGGCTTATAGTCGGACGGATTAGCTACTGGCATGAAACTGAACTGTGATCTCTATGATTTTTATTGATTTTCCTGATATGCGAAGATAAGTGTGAAGATTCAGTATGAGCATTTTATTTAATTTCAATATATGTTTATCGCTTCTATCTTCTCGCTTATCTTCGCATATCAGGAAAATCAACAAAAATCATATAAATCACAGTTTCAGGAGAATCAGTAAAATCAAACTAATCATTGTTACCTACTTTCGGCATAGAAAAAATATTTAATCTTCCTTACAGACAGGAAGATTTCAGGATGATACAGCATCAGCCTATCAACCAGCCTGTGATTGAGGAAGCGCACAAACATGATTTTTTTATGTTGCTGATCGTGGAGAAAGGCAGCG belongs to Chitinophaga sp. HK235 and includes:
- a CDS encoding D-glycerate dehydrogenase → MTVFATRIIPPDGLELLERAGVSVTQWTEKRALSAAELITHCRQYDALLLASSNPIDRPFLEQCRHLKVVALLSVGYNHVDVAAANELGVPVTNTPGVLSAATADTAFLLMLSVARKAFYQHKRILRGDWNFSEPTANLGMDLEGKTLGIWGLGNIGYVMAQRCVSAFNMKVIYHNRGHNEAAEKKLGAVKVSFDELLAQSDVLSIHTALTPETAGTFDMTAFKRMKPSAIFINTARGAIHHEPDLTAAIEQGIIWGAGLDVTNPEPMHPDNPLLNMPTVAVLPHIGSATVETRNAMSVMAARNILAAFNGQPLPNQVTSL
- a CDS encoding acetyl-CoA C-acetyltransferase yields the protein MRKVAIIGGKRIPFVKSFREYNRVSNQEMLTACLNTLIKAYQLEGVRIGDVALGALLNRSTEWNFARECVLGTSLDPHTPAYNVQRACGTSLDAIIQLGLRIAAGQIESAIAGGSDTNSDLPLLLQQQLSWKLTALKGAKTLGERLKILASLRFRDLSPVYPSIVEPRTGLSMGQHTERMVQEWGISRQEQDALAYNSHMNATRAYIAGFFEGLVFPFRNVSRDTIIRSDTTPEKLATLKPAFDFSGKGTLTAGNSTIYTDGAAALLLASEEYAQRRQWPVQAYLLDAETAAVDYVHGEGLLMAPTYSVARLLKRNNLRLQDFDVYEIHEAFCGQVLCTLKAWEDAAYCKKLGYDAPLGSIDRSKLNTKGGSVAIGHPFAATGARIVAQAAKILQERGEGRALVSICTAGGMGVVAILER
- a CDS encoding TlpA disulfide reductase family protein: MKRVFLICAALTAMNHLYAQKAGVTITGKVPAIFNGEYIFLSKGAGFKNNILDSAKVEKGAFSLAYPLEDTIQGSIRVTKKTDGKFYYGNRTLFLKPGDNVSLTAKDTSVANVFENGVLKGAPLTMQYDQLQGSLKKVNDSLQVVRGAAMGRMRAWQEGKLKIDTAAEIASRQVMDNLLKQKSDITDAFIDAHPDYYISLLSFKESLGSRVKDVPAAQQRLSKFTPTLRNSTFGLGIKELLNASAKLGINQLAPDFASKTPDGKTLKLSDLKGKYVLLDFWASWCGPCRAENPNVVKAYNQYKDKNFTVLGVSLDREGAHDKWTEAIEKDGLTWHHVSDLKWWNADAAKLYLIHSIPQNFLIDPNGRIIAQNLRGEALQQELEKVIR
- a CDS encoding DUF1543 domain-containing protein → MEDLKLYMLLLGCDLPGRHTEQHDVFFGVARKVSDLVPDLKAFWPEAGEKLHVDGWREVTHVNNYRITVVPRTETVDNPEQLYFLNLGGYKPGEMEEFHYKILSVNKDIGAAIRDAKETTFYKHTTFATATSHVDDKYGVDVDDIIPVKDILPEPVRAQYQLKLTPVEDTVTDELHLGYFQLHKL
- a CDS encoding FecR family protein, producing the protein MTTNRDQIRILFKEQLTGALSESAAQQLEQLLQEDPAAREEWAALQQETTLTTVNTQRRRNATEQTTDTGTARPHRIISRQWFAWAAAVILLLIAAGSYFIYHTHQHVPGDRLISRNYVLARSAVKLLVPGSTSLALTGDSAVQIWQVGEVRLHNDAGLLRYSGLSKGYGLNTLLVPAGADYRLILSDSTEIWLNAASRLRFPFNFARNKREVYLEGEAWFKVNANAEHPFVVHTPNTTVTVLGTTLNINTYDDERVRVSLIEGTVNVKGTTDEAVTLKAGTESVYGDYNGIRTAPFDTTEVLSWMKGVATYQDKKLRELKPMLERWFGVQIIFDKPEIAYITASGQLEKNKLTAFLHHLETTSRIRYYFSGSELHFNLP
- a CDS encoding YheT family hydrolase; this encodes MLTIYPSLFRKIRPVDYQRRRITTRDGDFLDLDFSEKGSDRIVVILHGLEGDSTRKYVLGMVHIFNGAGFDTVSMNFRGCSGEPNRLLRFYHSGETGDLHSVVQYLLSLGKYKSIHLVGFSLGGNVTLKYVGEQGTRIAPEIRSAVGISVPVDLKSSSAELEKRHNIIYMQRFIRNLEEKLKLKQQQYPNDINLEGYDSIRSFRQFDDRYTGPMHGFRDALHYWEECSSRRYLHQISIPTLLINAKDDPFLGSDCFPYEIADASNTFFLETPLYGGHVGFVRFYEEFYWSEERALAFIKQYL